Sequence from the Candidatus Binataceae bacterium genome:
CAGAAACGGCGGACCAATCCCGGTTAAATAGCACGCTGCAACGCGCGGAAAAAAGGAAAGCCCCGGCTCCGCCGACCGCGTGGCTACTGCGGCCGGCTCCTTCCGCTCTGCTCGAGGGTCCTGACTATCTGACCGCGATCCCTCCGTAGCCGGTGTAGTAGATGAGAAAGTATCCCGCCCCGATGACAAACAGGGTCATCGCGGCGAGCACATCGGCGCCCACGACCGGATATTCGATCAGTGTCGTTGGCCGATTGCGAAGCCCGAAGCCGCGGGCTTCAAGCGCCATCGCCATGTTGTTCGCCCTTCGCAGTGCCGCCATGAAAACCGGAATCACCACCGTGACGTATCGGCGCATCCGCTCGAAGAGCCTGCCGTGATCGAAATCATAGCCGCGCAGCTTTTGTGCATCGACGATCGTCATCGCCGAATCAATAAACAGAGGGACTAACCGGAACGCGAGCGAAATCGCGAACCCGACGCGGTAAGAAACCCCGAGCTTCGCCAGTCCCACCGTGAATTCCTCCACCCTGGTGGTGGAGAGGAACAGCACCGAAGCGGCGAGCAGCTCTGCAAGCTTGATACCCCGCCCCAGTCCAAAGACCAGCGAGGTTCGACTTACGTGGATGAAAGGCAAATTGACGAGTGGAGTTCCCCGCCGATAGAAGAACATCCATACGATCGTGGTCGTGAAAATCAGAATCAGAAAATACCAACGATAGCGATAGAAGTTGCGCCACGACCCCGTAGCCTGGGCCACCCACAACATAAAAATCCCAAGCGGCAACAGCGCGATCGGATTGTCGACCCAGTACACCGACCAAAACATCACGAACAAGGCGACGACTTTGACGGTCGGGTGCAGCCGGTGTACGAAGGTGTCGCGGTCCAGATAGAGATAAATCGCCATCAGGCCCGTTCCTTGATCCAATCCACCAGGGACTGCGGCGTCAGAGCTAGAGTGCCGAGCTTGCGCGC
This genomic interval carries:
- a CDS encoding energy-coupling factor transporter transmembrane component T; translated protein: MAIYLYLDRDTFVHRLHPTVKVVALFVMFWSVYWVDNPIALLPLGIFMLWVAQATGSWRNFYRYRWYFLILIFTTTIVWMFFYRRGTPLVNLPFIHVSRTSLVFGLGRGIKLAELLAASVLFLSTTRVEEFTVGLAKLGVSYRVGFAISLAFRLVPLFIDSAMTIVDAQKLRGYDFDHGRLFERMRRYVTVVIPVFMAALRRANNMAMALEARGFGLRNRPTTLIEYPVVGADVLAAMTLFVIGAGYFLIYYTGYGGIAVR